One Setaria viridis chromosome 5, Setaria_viridis_v4.0, whole genome shotgun sequence genomic region harbors:
- the LOC117858846 gene encoding telomere-binding protein 1 isoform X1: protein MVSQKRLGYGSRGRQIPAMPRVPNSVRGKRTTRRKKNEMCAFDLLASVAGTLLTDQDSSSYVPNTSVAATSYARNRKSVKEEYFDEILHLKNVAVKKDCGSGCVVGSGGVSALPRKGNDGLAENSLTRNEDESVLKSLTVKSNMLARDSSVRCTRPCEISRGLGIICEYGAFGVFHPGSSSSAEAGQAHQAEPKVIRSKADGHTAALDSLFDSVDLDGRPPALVSSDSSSGVLLCSHDKEHKAASLCQVEMQHTADRDDDENSSGCTHPSTTGNEGYKPHFLGNHRIRKLLASKVRKAARNKTSGGMSSKGSKLNFCGKKIPTTRQKVQRTNFKRKKLARGTTPFAKGMLTGATGTSFRMQGQNKSCGSEDYHVKLRIKSFNIPELFVEIPETATIGSLKRTVMDVVTSIMEGGLRVGVLLQGKSIQDDSKTLRQAGICHGEKLNNIDFTLECERQQDSPSGVIIAEEMDFVSADIVEPLARMKYEEPFPGTKGGGGNQQPIKAYPNDSFAGCVHRPVEMASQDASASLQAIIPVAASDLNALAIVPICKTRRSEFGQRRTRMPFSVGEVEALVEAVEQLGTGRWRDVKMHAFDGADHRTYVDLKDKWKTLVHTASISPQQRRGEPVPQELLDRVLSAQAYWSQQQAKLHGKAPLPEICLA from the exons ATGGTGTCACAGAAGAGGTTGGGCTATGGATCCCGTGGCCGCCAAATTCCAGCTATGCCACGTGTTCCAAACTCAGTTCGG GGAAAACGCACGacgagaagaaagaaaaatgagatGTGTGCATTTGATTTGCTTGCGAGCGTCGCCGGGACGCTATTAACAGATCAGGACAGTTCATCTTATGTTCCTAATACTAGCGTAGCAGCAACAAGTTATGCCAGAAATAGGAAATCAGTTAAAGAAGAATACTTTGATGAAATTTTGCACCTGAAAAATGTGGCTGTGAAGAAAGACTGTGGCAGTGGGTGTGTAGTGGGCTCAGGTGGTGTCTCTGCCTTACCTAGGAAAGGTAATGACGGCCTGGCTGAAAACTCATTGACAAGAAATGAAGATGAATCAGTACTAAAGTCACTAACAGTGAAATCAAATATGCTAGCTAGGGACTCATCAGTTAGATGTACAAGGCCATGTGAAATTAGTCGTGGTCTTGGCATAATTTGTGAGTATGGAGCTTTTGGAGTATTCCATCCAGGATCCTCAAGCTCAGCAGAGGCTggacaagcgcatcaagctgAACCCAAAGTGATCAGAAGCAAAGCAGACGGGCATACTGCAGCCCTTGACAGCTTGTTTGACTCTGTGGATCTGGATGGCAGACCTCCTGCTTTGGTTAGTTCTGACAGTAGCTCAGGTGTGCTTTTGTGCAGCCATGACAAGGAACATAAAGCCGCTTCCTTGTGCCAGGTTGAAATGCAGCATACTGCAGATAGAGATGATGACGAAAATTCTTCTGGGTGCACACATCCAAGCACCACAGGAAATGAGGGTTACAAACCACATTTTCTAGGTAACCATAGGATCAGGAAATTGCTTGCCTCAAAGGTAAGGAAGGCAGCACGTAATAAGACTTCTGGAGGGATGTCCAGCAAAG GCAGCAAGCTAAACTTCTGCGGGAAAAAGATACCCACCACACGTCAAAAGGTGCAAAGGACAAATTTCAAGAGGAAAAAGCTAGCACGAGGTACAACGCCATTTGCTAAAGGGATGCTAACTGGAG CCACCGGGACATCATTCCGTATGCAAGGTCAAAATAAATCATGTGGATCTGAGGACTACCATG tTAAGCTAAGGATCAAGTCATTTAACATCCCAGAATTATTTGTTGAGATCCCTGAAACTGCAACAATTGGTTCATTGAAG AGAACCGTGATGGATGTTGTCACTAGTATAATGGAAGGTGGCCTACGTGTTGGTGTTCTTCTTCAAGGAAAGAGTATCCAAGATGACAGCAAGACACTACGTCAAGCTGGTATATGCCATGGTGAAAAACTAAATAACATAGACTTCACACTGGAATGTGAACGTCAGCAAGATTCTCCCTCTGGAGTCATAATAGCAGAAGAGATGGATTTTGTCAGTGCAGATATTGTGGAACCATTAGCTAG GATGAAGTATGAAGAGCCATTTCCTGGAACTAAAGGCGGTGGGGGCAACCAGCAGCCTATAAAGGCGTATCCAAATGACTCTTTCGCTGGTTGTGTTCATCGTCCTGTTGAAATGGCCTCACAAGATGCATCAGCAAGCTTGCAAGCCATAATCCCTGTTGCAGCTTCAGACTTGAACGCACTAGCCATTGTGCCTATTTGCAAGACCAGACGATCTGAATTTGGGCAAAGGCGTACAAGGATGCCCTTCTCTGTTGGTGAGGTTGAGGCACTGGTGGAAGCTGTGGAACAGCTTGGGACCGGAAG GTGGAGAGATGTTAAAATGCACGCATTTGACGGTGCTGATCACAGGACATATGTTGACCTTAAG
- the LOC117858846 gene encoding telomere-binding protein 1 isoform X2 gives MVSQKRLGYGSRGRQIPAMPRVPNSVRGKRTTRRKKNEMCAFDLLASVAGTLLTDQDSSSYVPNTSVAATSYARNRKSVKEEYFDEILHLKNVAVKKDCGSGCVVGSGGVSALPRKGNDGLAENSLTRNEDESVLKSLTVKSNMLARDSSVRCTRPCEISRGLGIICEYGAFGVFHPGSSSSAEAGQAHQAEPKVIRSKADGHTAALDSLFDSVDLDGRPPALVEMQHTADRDDDENSSGCTHPSTTGNEGYKPHFLGNHRIRKLLASKVRKAARNKTSGGMSSKGSKLNFCGKKIPTTRQKVQRTNFKRKKLARGTTPFAKGMLTGATGTSFRMQGQNKSCGSEDYHVKLRIKSFNIPELFVEIPETATIGSLKRTVMDVVTSIMEGGLRVGVLLQGKSIQDDSKTLRQAGICHGEKLNNIDFTLECERQQDSPSGVIIAEEMDFVSADIVEPLARMKYEEPFPGTKGGGGNQQPIKAYPNDSFAGCVHRPVEMASQDASASLQAIIPVAASDLNALAIVPICKTRRSEFGQRRTRMPFSVGEVEALVEAVEQLGTGRWRDVKMHAFDGADHRTYVDLKDKWKTLVHTASISPQQRRGEPVPQELLDRVLSAQAYWSQQQAKLHGKAPLPEICLA, from the exons ATGGTGTCACAGAAGAGGTTGGGCTATGGATCCCGTGGCCGCCAAATTCCAGCTATGCCACGTGTTCCAAACTCAGTTCGG GGAAAACGCACGacgagaagaaagaaaaatgagatGTGTGCATTTGATTTGCTTGCGAGCGTCGCCGGGACGCTATTAACAGATCAGGACAGTTCATCTTATGTTCCTAATACTAGCGTAGCAGCAACAAGTTATGCCAGAAATAGGAAATCAGTTAAAGAAGAATACTTTGATGAAATTTTGCACCTGAAAAATGTGGCTGTGAAGAAAGACTGTGGCAGTGGGTGTGTAGTGGGCTCAGGTGGTGTCTCTGCCTTACCTAGGAAAGGTAATGACGGCCTGGCTGAAAACTCATTGACAAGAAATGAAGATGAATCAGTACTAAAGTCACTAACAGTGAAATCAAATATGCTAGCTAGGGACTCATCAGTTAGATGTACAAGGCCATGTGAAATTAGTCGTGGTCTTGGCATAATTTGTGAGTATGGAGCTTTTGGAGTATTCCATCCAGGATCCTCAAGCTCAGCAGAGGCTggacaagcgcatcaagctgAACCCAAAGTGATCAGAAGCAAAGCAGACGGGCATACTGCAGCCCTTGACAGCTTGTTTGACTCTGTGGATCTGGATGGCAGACCTCCTGCTTTG GTTGAAATGCAGCATACTGCAGATAGAGATGATGACGAAAATTCTTCTGGGTGCACACATCCAAGCACCACAGGAAATGAGGGTTACAAACCACATTTTCTAGGTAACCATAGGATCAGGAAATTGCTTGCCTCAAAGGTAAGGAAGGCAGCACGTAATAAGACTTCTGGAGGGATGTCCAGCAAAG GCAGCAAGCTAAACTTCTGCGGGAAAAAGATACCCACCACACGTCAAAAGGTGCAAAGGACAAATTTCAAGAGGAAAAAGCTAGCACGAGGTACAACGCCATTTGCTAAAGGGATGCTAACTGGAG CCACCGGGACATCATTCCGTATGCAAGGTCAAAATAAATCATGTGGATCTGAGGACTACCATG tTAAGCTAAGGATCAAGTCATTTAACATCCCAGAATTATTTGTTGAGATCCCTGAAACTGCAACAATTGGTTCATTGAAG AGAACCGTGATGGATGTTGTCACTAGTATAATGGAAGGTGGCCTACGTGTTGGTGTTCTTCTTCAAGGAAAGAGTATCCAAGATGACAGCAAGACACTACGTCAAGCTGGTATATGCCATGGTGAAAAACTAAATAACATAGACTTCACACTGGAATGTGAACGTCAGCAAGATTCTCCCTCTGGAGTCATAATAGCAGAAGAGATGGATTTTGTCAGTGCAGATATTGTGGAACCATTAGCTAG GATGAAGTATGAAGAGCCATTTCCTGGAACTAAAGGCGGTGGGGGCAACCAGCAGCCTATAAAGGCGTATCCAAATGACTCTTTCGCTGGTTGTGTTCATCGTCCTGTTGAAATGGCCTCACAAGATGCATCAGCAAGCTTGCAAGCCATAATCCCTGTTGCAGCTTCAGACTTGAACGCACTAGCCATTGTGCCTATTTGCAAGACCAGACGATCTGAATTTGGGCAAAGGCGTACAAGGATGCCCTTCTCTGTTGGTGAGGTTGAGGCACTGGTGGAAGCTGTGGAACAGCTTGGGACCGGAAG GTGGAGAGATGTTAAAATGCACGCATTTGACGGTGCTGATCACAGGACATATGTTGACCTTAAG